The nucleotide sequence ATGAACCCGGAGTGTCCCATGTCCCCGATTCGCACGTTCGCCCTCTCCGCCCTCGCCGCGTGCACCCTGGCCGCGCCGGCGGCCGCCGCATCGGCGCCCTACTACCAGGCCCAGCTGGCCGCACCGGCCGGCGCTGCCAGGATCGTTGCCGGCGGGCTGCTTTGGAATTGCGAGGGCACCTCGTGCGTCGCTGACAAAGACAACAGCCGCCCGGTGATCGTTTGCCGCAAGCTGGCGCGGGAAACTCCGGCGGTCGTTCGCTTCAGCGCCGCCGGGGAAGACCTCGGCGCCGAAGACCTCGCCCGCTGCAACGGCTAGGCCTCAACTCCACCCCCCGGGCATTCCCTCCATCCAGGAATGCCCTCCCGTACCCCCGCGCTCCCAAGCAGCGCGGGGGTCTTTTTGTCAGCGCAGCAGACCGCAGCGCAGCAGTTCGTCCTCGAGCCCCTCGGGCCCTTCGAACAGGTGCGCCTGCCAGCCGCGCGCGCGAGCGGCGGCGACGTTGGCCGGGTTGTCGTCGGTGAAGAACAGTGCCGCGGGCGGATGGCCGAAGCGCTGCTCGCTGATCTCGTAGATGCGCGCATCGGGCTTGGCGACCTTCTCCTCGCCCGAGACGACGATGTCTTCGAACAGTGCAAAGATCGCTTCGAGCGGACGGAATCCGGCGAAGAACTCGGCGCCGAAATTGGTCAGCCCGTAGA is from Croceibacterium aestuarii and encodes:
- a CDS encoding CC_3452 family protein, translating into MSPIRTFALSALAACTLAAPAAAASAPYYQAQLAAPAGAARIVAGGLLWNCEGTSCVADKDNSRPVIVCRKLARETPAVVRFSAAGEDLGAEDLARCNG